The DNA sequence TCGACCACGTGGGCATCGCCGTCCCCGATTTCGACGCCGCCGTCCAGTGGCACCGCGATCACCTGGGCCTCGTCCTCGCCCACGAGGAGATCAACGAGGAGCAGGGCGTCCGCGAGGGAATGCTCTCGCCGGTCGGCACCGCGTTCGGCACCGACACCGCGATCCAGATCCTGGCGCCCCTCGACGACGAGTGCGCGATCGCGAAGTTCATCGCCCGCTCCGGGCCCGGCCTGCAACAGCTCGCCTACCGCGTCACCGACGTCGAGGCTCTGTCCGCCGAGCTGCGCGCAGCGGGAGTCCGGCTGCTCTACGACGCCCCGCGGCACGGCACCGCGGACTCGCGCATCAACTTCATCCACCCGAAGGACGGCGGCGGCGTGCTCATCGAACTCGTGGAACCGGCGGCCGCCGCACACTGAACCGACGGGCGCTGCGACGCGCCGCCGGGTACAGGCGGGTCACGGGGCGGGCACGGCGAGGTCACGGTGGCCTGGCCCGCCCGGCGATCCGTACGCGCCTCCGGCACCGCAGCGCTTCTCGGCGGTACCGTGGCAGGCATGTCGTACTCGCCAGATCCGTCGGCCTTCTCCAACCGCTTCGACATCGTGCGCAAGGGCTACGATCGCGACCAGGTGGTCGAGTTTCTGCGCCGCCTCGACGCCGAGCTGCGCCTCACCGCCACCGACCGGGATGCCGCGGCCGCGCAGGCGAGCGACCTCGCGGCACAACTCGACGATGCGCGCGACGAGATCGACCAGCTGCGCAGCGAGATCGACAGGCTCTCCGTGCCCCCCACCACCGCGGAGGGCATGAGCGACCGCATCTCGCGCATGCTGCGGCTCGCCTCGGACGAGACCGCGGAGATGCGCGCCCGCGCGGAAGCGGAGGCCGCGGAGATCCGTTCGGTGGCCACCCAGGACGCCGACGAGCTGAGGAAGCGGCACGAGGGACGTCTGCGTGATCTCGAACGCCGCCGTGAGGCGCTCGAGTCCGAGCACGAACACACCATGGAGCTCGCCCGCACCCAGGCCGGTCGCACTCTCGAGGCGGCCGAGGCGGAACGCGACCGGCTCGATGAAGAGGCCCGGGTGCGGAGGGACCGCACCTATGAGGACCTGCAGAAGCACATCGAGGAGACCAAGCGCGTCGCGGCCGCCGAGGCCGACAGGCGTATCAAGGCGGCCACCCAGGAGGCCGGCCGGCGGATCACCCGCGCACGCGCGGATTTCGAGTCGCTCCGCACCATGCGCTCGCACGCCCTGGAGCAGCTCATGGAGGTGCGGACGTCGCTCGACGACGTCGCCGCCGTGCACCAGCGGGTCCGGGCCGAGCGTGCCCCGGCCGAATCCGACTTCGACTGGTACGAGCAGAACGCCGCCGAGTCCGCCGACCAGGGCGCGCCCGCGGAGGATGCCCCGTCGAACGGGTCGACAGCGCAGGAAGCCGCCGGGCACGGCCCCGGCGAACAGGATGATCCGGCTCCGGCGCGCGCGGACGGTCGGACTGCACCGGCGCCCGGCCCGGGAACGTCCGCGGCCCGGAAACCGCGCACCCCCGGCGGCAAGGACGGGGATTCCGGCGGCGACGGGCCGTCCACCCGCACCATCGCCACGGCCACCTCCGCGCGCCGCTGACGAGGCCGGCCGTCACGACCAGCGACGGGTGACCCCGCGGGTGCGTCGGGAACGCCAGCAGCCGGAGTGCCAGTGCCGGCGCTCGCCGGCCCCGCCGAAGGCGTCCTCCGGCCAGGCCACGACGTGCGCCACCGACGGCGCTATCTCGTGGTCGCACCCCGGGCACCGGTAGCGCTTGACCGCGCGCGCTGCGGGGATCCGCCGGACGTGGAAATCCGTGCCGTCCGGGCCGGGCTCGACGTGCGCGAACGCGTCGACGCGCAGCGGGGCCGCCGGCCGCGCCGCACCACGACGGTGCTTCCTCCTGGACACTGGCCGAGTGTAACCGCCCGGCACCGCACGCTCAGAACAGCCGGAACTCGTCGCTTTCGATGCCGCGGAGCTCGTCGTAGTCGAGGACGACGCAGCGTATCCCCCGGTCCTCGGCGAGCGTGCGCGCCTGCGGCCTGATCTGCTGTGCGGCGAAGACGCCCTGCACCGGGGCCAGCTGGGGGTCGCGGTTGAGCAGCTCGAGGTAGCGCGTGAGCTGTTCGACCCCGTCGATCTCCCCGCGGCGTTTGATCTCGACCGCGACGGAACCGCCCCCGGAATCCCGGCACATCAGGTCCACGGGGCCGATCGCGGTGGGGTACTCCCTGCGCACCAGCGAATACCCGTCGCCGAGTGTCGTCACGTGCTCGGCCAGCAGCTCCTGGAGGTGGGCCTCGACGCCGTCCTTGATCAGGCCGGGATCCTCGCCCAGTTCATGCGTGGAGTCGTGCTCGATCTCCTCGAGGAGAATGCGCAGCGTGTCGCCGGTCTTGTTCACCACGGTCCACTCGCCGTCCCCCTCGGTGATCCAGCACGGGGGCGTCATCCAGTTGAGCGGCTTGTACGCGCGGTCGTCGGCGTGCACGCTGATCGAGCCGTCGGCCTTGAGCATGAGCAGGCGACGGGCCATGGGCAGATGGGCGGTGAGCCGGCCGCTGTAGTCGACCTGGCACCGGGCGATGACGAGGCGCACCCGACCACCTTAAGTCCCACCGCCCCGCGCGCAGCGACCCGCTCCCCTATGCTCGGCAACCATGCAGGCGGGGAGGGTGAGGATCAGGCGGCGAGCGCACGCACCGCTGGGGTCGCGCATCCTCGGTTCGGACGACGAGTCCACCGTGCGCCGCCGAATCCGGGTCCAGACGCTGCTCACCGTCGTCCTGCTCACCTGCAACCTCGTCGGTGCGGCCACCGCGATCGTGCTTATCGCCGTGGTCGTCCCCGGCCCGCCCGTCTTCGCCTCGCAGCTGTGGGTGCTCGACTTCGCGCTGGTGCCCGCGGTGACGGTCGCCGCCTTCGTGATCGGGCTGGTCTGGATCACCCGGGGCTCACTGCGGAGACTGCGGTGGGCGATCCAGGGCGTCCCCGCCACCGCGCGGGATCTGCGCACCACCCTCGCGATGCCGTTTCGGATCACCGTGCGGCAGGCGGTGCTGTGGTATGCGAGCGCCGCGATCATCACGGCCGCCTACGCCACCCGCGACGTCGACTACATCGCCCCGATCGCGTTCACCGTCGTCTTCGCCGGCACCGTCACGTGCGCCACCAGCTATCTGTTCAGCGAGTTCGCCCTGCGCCCCACCGCCGCGCAGGCACTGGCGTCGGCCCCGCCCACGCGCGTGCGCCGCACCGGCGTGACCACGCGGATGGTGGCCGCGTGGCTGATCGGCACGGGCATCCCGGTGCTGGGCCTGATGATCATCGCGGTCACCACGCTCACCGTCGGATCGCGATCGGTGGCCGACCTGGCCATCCCCGTCTTCGCCCTGGGCGGGGTGACGCTGGCGGTGGGGCTGCTCCTGACCCTGCTGGTGTGCGCGTCCACTCTCGCCCCGATCAACTCGGTCCGGTCGGCGATGGCGGAGGTCGAACGCGGACGCCTGGACGCCGAGGCGGTCGTGTTCGACGGCACCGAGCTGGGCGAGCTGCAGCGTGGCTTCAACGAGATGGCGCGCGGACTGCGCGAGCGCGAACGCATCCGCGAGGTGTTCGGGCGGCACGTCGGGCACGAGGTCGCCGCCTACGCGCTGTCCGGCGACTTCGACGCGGCCGGGCGCGAGGTCGAGGTCGCGGTGCTGTTCGTCGACCTCATCGGGTCCACCGCGCTCGCCGCCCACCGGCCGCCGGCCACGGTGGTCGCGCTGCTCAACCGGTTCTTCGCGGTCGTCGTCGACGAGGTCGAGCTCCGTCACGGGCTGATCAACAAGTTCGAGGGGGACGCCGCCCTGGCGGTATTCGGCGCCCCGGCGCAGGTCGCCGACCCGTGCACGGCGGCCCTCGCGACAGCGCGGATCATCAGCGCCCGGCTCCACGCCGAGGTGCCCGAACTGGCAGCAGGCATCGGCGTCTCCTTCGGCTCCGCGGTGGCCGGGAACATCGGCGCGCACCGCCGCTACGAGTACACGGTGATCGGCGACGCGGTGAACGAGGCCGCCCGGTTGTCGGAGTACGCAAAGGGGCTCGATGCGCTCACCGTCGCGGCGGAGGCGTCGTGGCGGAAGGCGAGCCCCGCCGAGCAGCGGTTCTGGCAGGCGGCCGGCGAAACCGAACTGCGCGGGCGCGCAACCCCCACCAGGCTGTTCGTTCCGTACGACGGCGGAACACAGATCAACGATTAAACCGTTCGGCTGACATCGACTCCCCGATTCGGGAACCGATACGGGCATTCTGTCGGTGACCGGGTGCACAAT is a window from the Tomitella gaofuii genome containing:
- the mce gene encoding methylmalonyl-CoA epimerase is translated as MTENTATAGSITGRYVTAIDHVGIAVPDFDAAVQWHRDHLGLVLAHEEINEEQGVREGMLSPVGTAFGTDTAIQILAPLDDECAIAKFIARSGPGLQQLAYRVTDVEALSAELRAAGVRLLYDAPRHGTADSRINFIHPKDGGGVLIELVEPAAAAH
- a CDS encoding ATP/GTP-binding protein, coding for MSRRKHRRGAARPAAPLRVDAFAHVEPGPDGTDFHVRRIPAARAVKRYRCPGCDHEIAPSVAHVVAWPEDAFGGAGERRHWHSGCWRSRRTRGVTRRWS
- the nucS gene encoding endonuclease NucS, with the protein product MRLVIARCQVDYSGRLTAHLPMARRLLMLKADGSISVHADDRAYKPLNWMTPPCWITEGDGEWTVVNKTGDTLRILLEEIEHDSTHELGEDPGLIKDGVEAHLQELLAEHVTTLGDGYSLVRREYPTAIGPVDLMCRDSGGGSVAVEIKRRGEIDGVEQLTRYLELLNRDPQLAPVQGVFAAQQIRPQARTLAEDRGIRCVVLDYDELRGIESDEFRLF
- a CDS encoding adenylate/guanylate cyclase domain-containing protein gives rise to the protein MQAGRVRIRRRAHAPLGSRILGSDDESTVRRRIRVQTLLTVVLLTCNLVGAATAIVLIAVVVPGPPVFASQLWVLDFALVPAVTVAAFVIGLVWITRGSLRRLRWAIQGVPATARDLRTTLAMPFRITVRQAVLWYASAAIITAAYATRDVDYIAPIAFTVVFAGTVTCATSYLFSEFALRPTAAQALASAPPTRVRRTGVTTRMVAAWLIGTGIPVLGLMIIAVTTLTVGSRSVADLAIPVFALGGVTLAVGLLLTLLVCASTLAPINSVRSAMAEVERGRLDAEAVVFDGTELGELQRGFNEMARGLRERERIREVFGRHVGHEVAAYALSGDFDAAGREVEVAVLFVDLIGSTALAAHRPPATVVALLNRFFAVVVDEVELRHGLINKFEGDAALAVFGAPAQVADPCTAALATARIISARLHAEVPELAAGIGVSFGSAVAGNIGAHRRYEYTVIGDAVNEAARLSEYAKGLDALTVAAEASWRKASPAEQRFWQAAGETELRGRATPTRLFVPYDGGTQIND